GTTAATTAGAGCATCTGAAGAAACATAACTAGGTAGATactctgttctgcccaatagcttaAGTCAGCTTTGGCTTTCCAGTTTTGGTTGTTCCAGATAATAAAAGGGAAACAGCTTCTAGATTTAGCATTCAGATAAACACAAGCAGTCACTTGGGTTTCTCCGATGCTCTCAAACAAAATTAGATTTGAACTAGACATGTATTAATATATGTTGACTTAAACGAAGAATAACAAAGCCATGCGGTAAGCAGCAAACCGGTTCAGGAACAAAGCACGTTCATAGAGTAATCAAAATGTATGCTTCGTATTCATTCACCTTCTCCTCACAGATCTAAGGTGGTAATGGAACATCAATATAGGTACAGCTCCTCTTATGTCTATGGAATTATGTAAAAGGAAACAAGGTTGAATTTTGAAAAATTGAAAGTCAAACCCCATTGCAGCGAGAAGAATTAACTAACAATCACATTAACTGTAATGAAGTGCAAAGAAAGACACTATAATCCAAAAGGCACATCATATCTCACCAAAGTTTTCACCAAAATCAGTGCAAGATTCAGCACGGATGGACAGGCTGCTGTCAGCGATCCCAATAACCTCAATGTAGTGTGGTGGTTCAGGGGCACCAGTGGCACCTCTGATAGTCAACTGATGTCCATCAGTGGACAGCCCGAGAAGAACTCCACCTTCATTGTGTTGGACTTGAACCACTGTGCGCACTCGTCGCCCAGGAAACATCTTCAGAGTCTCTCCATTGACAAATGGTGAAGGAGCTGAAGTATCCATCTCTGCATGGTGTGGCATCAAACTAATCAACTCAATTC
The sequence above is drawn from the Triticum dicoccoides isolate Atlit2015 ecotype Zavitan unplaced genomic scaffold, WEW_v2.0 scaffold131294, whole genome shotgun sequence genome and encodes:
- the LOC119343527 gene encoding replication protein A 14 kDa subunit-like isoform X2, which encodes MDTSAPSPFVNGETLKMFPGRRVRTVVQVQHNEGGVLLGLSTDGHQLTIRGATGAPEPPHYIEVIGIADSSLSIRAESCTDFGENFDGVAFNGLCKLANDKYKYLFL
- the LOC119343527 gene encoding replication protein A 14 kDa subunit-like isoform X1, which codes for MPHHAEMDTSAPSPFVNGETLKMFPGRRVRTVVQVQHNEGGVLLGLSTDGHQLTIRGATGAPEPPHYIEVIGIADSSLSIRAESCTDFGENFDGVAFNGLCKLANDKYKYLFL